One segment of Panicum virgatum strain AP13 chromosome 1K, P.virgatum_v5, whole genome shotgun sequence DNA contains the following:
- the LOC120656466 gene encoding classical arabinogalactan protein 4-like: protein MAAAALAHATAGLTYSCLPPATGLARHSKPPTARPPAIARPPAVPSPAWPPAAVSPATARLPLASPAAASLLRLAPPAATRPPALGRAILRPASRSRSASRKQIARNRSRSPTKEGL, encoded by the coding sequence ATGGCGGCGGCTGCCCTCGCGCATGCCACAGCCGGCCTCACCTACAGCTGCCTGCCTCCCGCAACTGGCCTTGCTCGCCACAGCAAGCCTCCCACAGCTCGCCCACCCGCCATCGCGCGGCCTCCGGCCGTGCCGTCCCCCGCCTGGCCTCCTGCAGCTGTCTCGCCCGCCACCGCTCGCCTCCCGCTGGCTTCGCCCGCCGCTGCAAGCCTCCTGCGGctcgccccgcccgccgccacgcGGCCTCCGGCACTCGGTCGCGCCATCCTCCGCCCGGCCTCCCGCAGCCGCAGCGCCTCAAGGAAGCAGATCGCGCGaaaccggagccggagccctacCAAAGAGGGCCTATAG